The following DNA comes from Sorex araneus isolate mSorAra2 chromosome 5, mSorAra2.pri, whole genome shotgun sequence.
AATGAGCAGACATCCGTCCCCTCTTGTAGCTGCAGAGAAAGGTTGGCTGACAAGGAGTCACTGGCCGTGATACTTGAAATCCATTTGCCATGCTACGTGTCTGCCTGCTTGCTAACACTAGTCCCCTCTTTGGAAGAAAAATCAATCATAAAATCAGCTCCCAGGCACCCTGCCCAAGAGGATTAAAAGTTTCCTTTAGTCAGGAATGTCCGTGAGTTAGTATAGAAACCATCCAACTattcctcctgccctctcctgctCGCCCTCCCCCAAGTTGTTTCCAAGAGATCTTTTTCCTCTCCAGCAGTCCACTGAGAACTCCACCATTCCTACTGTTCAAAGCAGAAAAACacgaaaaaaaaagtattccttgGTTGGCATCCTCAGAATACATCAATTTAATCTGCCACTGACTTTATTTCTGAAATAGAGCTGTGCAAAAAAAAGCTCAGGCAAATCCAAGAGAAATCTGTTTCGTAGTTAAACATGTTCTGCCTAGATTGGTAGAAGCAAACGCGAGCTGTGTATCTGGCATCACCATCGTTCTGTCTGTCTTCAGTGATGGAGGATTCGGGCATCCAGCGAGGCCTCTGGGATGGAGATGCCAAGGCTGTGCAGCAGTGTCTGACAGATATTTTTACCAGCGTCTACACCACCTGTGACATCCCCGAGAATGCCATATTTGGGCCCTGCGTCCTAAGCCACACGTCCCTGTATGACAGCATAGCTTTCATAGCGCTCAAGTCCACGGACAAGAGAACAGTCCCTTATATCTTCCGGGTAAGTTTGGCTGATGCTGGATCAGGCATGAGGGTAACAGCCTGTGGGAAGGGGACCAAGAGTCATTTTGCTGACAAGCTGAGCGAAGTTCTTGGTGCAGAAAATACAATGGGAATCAGCCTATTTTATAAATCTAgaatcagaaaaggaaaaagcaaactcGATGGGAATCATCCTATTTTATAAATCTAgaatcagaaaaggaaaaagcaaacttGTGTCAACTGATTTCCAGGAATAAATGGCAAACGTTGACTTGCATTCCGGCTGTATAACTAGGTTTTCCTGGTGATGAACCCTACTTCCTAAGAATTCTGGGGGAATTACATTAGAAATGAGGGTATTTGCATACTAAATACTTCCTAGACTTAACTTTTACTATCAGTACTGGGTGCCTTTGCCCGCTAACCTCGGTGGCCTTGTCTTCCCCTCGATTTGACTCTTTCTGCCAACACTATGAGCGGCCAGTGCTTGGAATTTAAATTCAAAATGTTCATACTTTTTGACTATGCAGCACTGCTAGGTCTGCATGTTTGAAGATAAAAATTCGAATTTCTCTTTCTAGCCTTTCTTTATAAAGAATAACCATCGATGGTTCAAGCCACAGTTATGAAAGCGAGGCCACAGAATTGTTTGTAAGCACTGAGCTGCATTCAGGTTCCCAAATTAACAAAATTCCCCCACAGGCTCGCAAGGTGGAATCCTCAAGGCTTTAACACTAGTTTGAGTCCTAAGAAGGAAGTAGCCCTCGTTTGGAAATATATTGCGCCGATACATATGTGGGAAGGACGATTTAAATCCACTCCAGCGGCGAGGGAGCCGCAGCGCTCCGCGGGGTGGTCATCAGACCCGCGGCTTACAAATGAGAGCGTGGGGGCCAGCTTGGGTCAAGTGTGTGTGCAAGCTTTGGTCTCTCCTCCACTTTCCTTCTCGTATCTTCTCTTCTTCCGCTGTAGGTGGACACCTCTGCGGCCAACGGTTCCTCAGAAGGTCTCATGTGGCTGCGGCTTGTCCAGTCTGCCCGAGATAAAGAGGAGCAGAACCTTGAAGCCTATATCAAAAACGGACAGCTGTTTTACCGCTCTCTCCGCAGGATTGCCAAAGACGAGGAGTTACTAGTTTGGTACGGGAAAGAACTGACTGAGTTACTcttgctctgcccctctcgacCCCACAGCAAGATGAATGGTAGGTTGGCTGGAgacctgcggggggcggggggagagagaagggggagctgggggcggggggcgggagggaagggggaggggaggggggtttaCTCCACGCTCCCCTTGGAGGGTGGGGCGGGTCTCACTCTGCACCCAGACGCTATACAGAACGCAGCTGGCAGAaatgggggtggaagggatacttgGCTCCGTATTTTGCACTCTTCCCACACATACCCCCCCACAAATCCAGGAGAAAAGTTAGATCTTGTCGGACCCGGTGTTTTTTACTCGGGtatgcggggggaggggtggggggggctgaggAAACGGAGCTGGATGTGAGAGGGGGGCGTTGGCAAAGCGGCCTGCAGACGGTGCGAAGTTAAccacgtggtgtgtgtgtgtgtgtgtgtgtgtgtgtgtgtgtgtgtgtgtgtgtgtttgctcacGCAGCGGGGTCGTCCCCTTACACATGCCTGGAATGCAGCCAGCGCTTCCAGTTCGAGTTCCCCTACGTGGCGCATCTGCGCTTCCGCTGCCCCAAGAGGCTGCACAGCGCCGATCTGAGCCCCCCCGACGAgcaaggcggcggcggcggcggcggcgtcgtGGGCACCAAGGACCACGGGGGCGGCGGCGGTGCCAAAGACCCGCAGCCACCGCGGCAAGACGCCTCCCTGGGCCCGGGCCCCAAGTTCTGCAAAGCCGGCCCCATCCACCACTACCCGGCGGCCTCCCCCGAGGGCGCCAACCCGCCCCCCGTCGGCGGCGGCGCTAAACCCTCCACGGACTTCCACAATCTGGCCCGGGAGCTGGAGAACTCGGGCGGCGGCCGCAGCTGCTCCCCGGGCCGGAgcctgggcggcggcggcggcggcggcggcggcggccaccAGGAGGCGGAGCTGAGCCCCGACGGCCACGCGGCGGGCGGCGGCAAAGGGAAGAGGAAATTCCCGGACGAGGCGGccgagggcggcggcggcggcggcggcggcgcggggctggTGGCGGGCCGGAGCCGCTTCTCGGAGCGGCCGCTGCCCGTGCCCAAGGAGGACCTGGTGTGCACGCCGCAGCAGCAGTACCGCGCGCCCGGCAGCTACTTCGGCCTGGACGACGGCGGCCGCCTGTTCGCGCCGCCCAGCCCCGAGACGGGCGAGGCCAAGCGCAGCGCCTTCGTGGAGGTGAAGAaggcggcggcgcgcgcggcgggcttgcaggaggaggcggcggcggcggccgacgGCGGGGGCGCCGACGAGCAGgacgcgggcggcggcggcggcggcggcgggggcggcgggggctcgTCCACTCCGGTGGCGGCGTCCCCGCGGCCCGGGGCCCCGCTGTCCGGCCGGCTGGAGGGCGGCAGCCCGGCGCGGGGCAGCGCCTTCACGTCGGTGCCGCAGctgggcggcgcgggcggcgcgggcggcgcggcgggcgcggggggcgcggggggcgcggcgggcgccggACCCGGCGCGGCGGCGTCGGACGAGCGCAAAAGCGCCTTCTCGCAGCCCGCGCGCTCCTTCGCGCAGCTGCCGCCGCTGGTGCTGGGCCAGAAGCTGGGCGCGCTGGAGCCCTGCCACCCCCCCGACGGCGTGGGGCCCGCCAGGCTCtaccccgccgccgccgccgccgccgccgccgacccGCTGGCCGTGAAGCTGCAGGGCGCGGCCGAGCTGGGCGCGGGCTGCGGGGggctgcccaagcagagccccttcCTCTACGCCACCGCCTTCTGGCCCAAGAgctcggcggccgcggcggcggcggcggcggcggcggccgcgggacCCCTGCAGCTGCAGCTGCCGTCGGCGCTCACCCTGCTGCCGCCCTCCTTCACGTCGCTGTGTCTGCCCGCGCAGAACTGGTGCGCCAAGTGCAACGCCTCGTTCCGCATGACGTCCGACCTGGTGTACCACATGCGCTCGCACCACAAAAAGGAGTACGCCATGGAGCCCCTGGTGAAGCGGCGGCGGGAGGAGAAACTCAAGTGCCCCATTTGCAACGAGTCCTTCAGGGAGCGCCACCACCTGTCCAGGCACATGACCTCGCATAACTGACGCCGGAGGGCTCCCCGCtctcctccccgcagcccccctgCACCGCCCCGCCCAGCCACCTGCAGGAATAGACACGCGAGGACGCCCACCGCCTCCCTGTGACCTGAACCGCGTGCaaacgcacacacgcacacacacacacacatatatacacacgcgcacacgctcacgcacgcacacatatacacgcgcatacccacacatgcacacgcgcacgcacacatacgcgtacacacaagcacgcacatgcgttcacacacaagcacgcacacatacatacgcgcccgcacacacatacacacattcaagtgcatgcacacacatacacagcacacacacgcacacatacacacgcgcacgcacacacgcacccacacacacgACAGGCTGGTGGATTTTAGATTAGGTGGGTTGTTTgaggcatttttctttttgttttcgaATGCACGCATTTTCactttcccaaaaacaaaagtacattttttaaaatgtcatatattGCAGCATATTGATGCATTTGTCATACGTTTCTACTTAAATTATTAAGCACTTACGGTTTAGATGTAATAATTATATGTAAgggcaaaatttattttagatataaagGAGGGTGAGATGCTTTCTGCATTTCTTGAGGACAGTTTGCGttcttacaaaaaagaaaacaaataaaaaagggtCACCATTCAATTTAAGTTTCCAGGGAGAAGTGCATGTATCATGAAATGATTATGGACTTCAATGAAGAATGTCATcattatgtaaatatgtatttcCTTTTAATACAAAGTGTAATTTTGTGCCCGTGAAATGGAGTCTGAATAGTTATGTGTTTCTTTTATCCCTGGAAAGATTTATTAAACTTTATAGATTATCCGGGTATGTTGGATGCTTTGACAATAAATGACTATTTTCATCAGAGCAATTACttggaaagtattttaaaatatctgtgtaGCGAAGGGCTACCCTTTGAATAAATAGGTGCCATCCATCTTCACTGAGTCCTTCAAAGAATCAAAAGTGGACTGGAGAGGCAGTGCCCTgggtaagacccttgccttgcggATGGTTAACCAGGTCTATTCCCAGGACCcagtacggtcccctgagccctggcaggattggtccctgaatgtagagccaggaataagccctgagcatctccaggtctgctcccctcccaaaagaaataaaagagacaaaTGAATAGAGGAAAGGAGGGATGGCAAAGCACTTGCGTTGATTTCTTGACTATATGCTCATTTGAACTTCAGTGTAAGAAGACTGTGGGAAATCTGGAACGtttaacaaaaaggaaagaaggggaggaaaaaagaaaagaaaaaaaagagagggatggaggaaggaaggaaggtaggaaggaaggaaggaaggaaggaaaaaggaaggaaggaaggaaaagaaggaaagaaggaaaaaaggaaggaaggaaggaaaaaaggaaggaaggaagggaaaaaggaaagaaggaagaaaaggaaggatgaaaaaaggaaggaaaataggaaggaaggaaggaaggaaggaaggaaaaaaggaaggaaggaaaaaggaaggaaggaaggaaggaaggaaaaaaggaaggaaggaaaaaaggaaggaaggaaaaaggaaggaaggaaggaaggaaggaaggaaggaaggaaggaaaaaggaaggaaggaaaatggaaggaaggaaggaaggaaggaaggaaggaaggaaggaaggaaggaaggaaggaaggaaggaaggaaggaaggaaggaaggaaggaaggaaggaaggaaaaacccATCCCAGTGTAGCTAACACATCACTGTTCTTTCCATAGTAGGGAAACTTCCATCCTCCTTACTGGAGGCCTGAGACCATTTTCAGGCCTAGTTCAGAAAGGCCAAATGGAAAGTTCGATTTTATGCCCGACTAGATGTCTACACTGCAGAGTACCTTCTGCTCTAGAACTCTTCAGCACTCTGTCCTTCCCCAGTAAGTCTTTAGACAGCAAAGTGAAATGACCAAAGTGATCTATGTCCTCAGGACCAAGCTTGGAGCTGACCCTGACAgctgccctctgctccctgcccttCCTCTTATGAAAACTCTGCTCTTCCTGCACTCACAGcagattgcttttgtttgtttttatttttgttttggggccacacctggcagtgctcaggggctaaccttggctctactctcagggatcactcttggcagtgatgggggaggggtgtgaccatatgaggtgccaggatccaaccaggttggctgcatgcgtggcaaatgccttatctactCAGGCCCACTGGCAGCAGGCTTAAGTAGGGTGTCTTTAGCTGGATGTGGCATGTCCACATCAATCATTCATGCTATTCCAAATGTTAGTTTTCATGTAGCTGCACTTAATGCTTGGGGCTGAGGTCCTTCTGGAGGTTTCCCAGCCTGGGAGCTGTTCTTGCCCATGCGCTCCCTCACATTCTGCTAATTCTTCACTATGTCAGAAGGATTCTTTTTACTATTTCACACTCGTAAAAAGGTCTGAAATGGAAAACTTAGTAACGTCTCATTGAAGGCTTTGAATAAACCTTCCTAAAAGATTGTGTTAGCCTTCAAGGGACTACAGAATAAGTTATAATTAAGGCAAGACACAGGTAAAGACTACGGTAAAGTATACATCCATACTGtgagcaaggttttttttttttttttaaataaatagtttgCCTGTTTTAAGATTACCCAGATaatgtttttccctttttgcGTCACTCCTGGTTACTTCtggcacaagggttactcctggctctgcactcaggcagtgctcaggggaccatataggatgctgggaatcgaacccggcttggccgcgtgcaaagcaaatgccctacccgctgtacctttgctccagccccaaatttttgttttttgttttggagccacatccagctgcactcaggggtcactcctagtaggactcggggaaccatgtgtgggTCTGGGAATTAAACCCTCGTCCCACATGCCATATAAACACCTTACCAGTTGTAATATGTCTCCATCCCTGTCCAAGtggtttttaattttgcattgcCCTCAGTTTTCCTATGTGAcagttgggggtggtggtggtcttATACACTGACCCTCAGCCAAGCGTGAGGACAGGCCCGAATTCTGGGCCAACTGCTGCTCATAATTAGCGCGATCCTTGTAGGGTCAAGCGTTTAACTATGCttgattttctcatctgtaaaagacGAAAGGTGAAAGATTAAAGGGTCTACCTTTAATGAAGTACTTATCTCTTTTTAATGGTATTATCAAGGCTCCAGTG
Coding sequences within:
- the PRDM8 gene encoding PR domain zinc finger protein 8 translates to MEDSGIQRGLWDGDAKAVQQCLTDIFTSVYTTCDIPENAIFGPCVLSHTSLYDSIAFIALKSTDKRTVPYIFRVDTSAANGSSEGLMWLRLVQSARDKEEQNLEAYIKNGQLFYRSLRRIAKDEELLVWYGKELTELLLLCPSRPHSKMNAGSSPYTCLECSQRFQFEFPYVAHLRFRCPKRLHSADLSPPDEQGGGGGGGVVGTKDHGGGGGAKDPQPPRQDASLGPGPKFCKAGPIHHYPAASPEGANPPPVGGGAKPSTDFHNLARELENSGGGRSCSPGRSLGGGGGGGGGGHQEAELSPDGHAAGGGKGKRKFPDEAAEGGGGGGGGAGLVAGRSRFSERPLPVPKEDLVCTPQQQYRAPGSYFGLDDGGRLFAPPSPETGEAKRSAFVEVKKAAARAAGLQEEAAAAADGGGADEQDAGGGGGGGGGGGGSSTPVAASPRPGAPLSGRLEGGSPARGSAFTSVPQLGGAGGAGGAAGAGGAGGAAGAGPGAAASDERKSAFSQPARSFAQLPPLVLGQKLGALEPCHPPDGVGPARLYPAAAAAAAADPLAVKLQGAAELGAGCGGLPKQSPFLYATAFWPKSSAAAAAAAAAAAAGPLQLQLPSALTLLPPSFTSLCLPAQNWCAKCNASFRMTSDLVYHMRSHHKKEYAMEPLVKRRREEKLKCPICNESFRERHHLSRHMTSHN